CCGGCTGGCGCTCGGTGTTCCTGGTGAACGTGCCGGTGGCGGTGGCGGGCCTGGCGCTCGCCGTCCGTACCGTGCCGGAGACCCGCTCGGACCGGCCCGCGCCGGTGGACGTGCCGGGGACGCTGCTCCTCGCGCTCGCGCTGCTGACCCTGCTCGCGCCGCTGACGGAGGGCCGGGCGGCGGGCTGGCCGCTGTGGACCTGGGTGTCGCTCGCGGTGTTCCCGTTCGCGGCCGGGGCCTTCTGGTGGGTGGAGCGGCGGGCGGACCGCCGGGGCGCGGTGCCGCTGGTCCCGCCGAGCCTGCTGGCCCTGGTCCCGCTGCGGCGCGGGCTCGCGGTGGTGCTGCCGCTCTCGCTGGGTTTCAGCGGCTTCATGTTCGTGATCGCGGTGGCGCTCCAGCAGGGGCTGCAGATGGGCGCGGTGGCCTCGGGCCTGGCGCTCGTGCCGATGGCGCTCGCGTTCTTCGGTGCCTCGCTGGCGGGGCCGCGTCTGGTGCGGCGTTGGGGCACCCGGGTCGTGCCGGTGGGGGCCCTGCTCCAGGGGCTCGGCATCGCCGCGATCGTCTGGTCGGTGGCGCGGGACTGGCAGGGGCTGTCCGTCGGGGACCTGGTGCCGGGGATGGCGGTGGCGGGTCTCGGTCAGGGGCTTCAGCTGCCGGTGCTGTTCCGGGTGGTGCTCTCGGAGGTGCCGTCGGAGCGGGCGGGCGTGGGCAGCGGGGTCATGGTGACCACGCAGCAGTCGGCGC
This is a stretch of genomic DNA from Streptomyces sp. R44. It encodes these proteins:
- a CDS encoding MFS transporter; this translates as MTTTSPSVRTAAPAGRQAPALGALGLFTVLLGAALPLIDFFIVNVALPSIDHDLAAGPALLELVVAGYGLAYSVLLVLGGRLGDLFGRRRLFLAGMAAFGLTSLACGLAPDAWTLVAARVAQGAAAALMLPQVLATIHSSTEGARRAKALSLYGATAGLAMAGGQILGGVLVTADIAGSGWRSVFLVNVPVAVAGLALAVRTVPETRSDRPAPVDVPGTLLLALALLTLLAPLTEGRAAGWPLWTWVSLAVFPFAAGAFWWVERRADRRGAVPLVPPSLLALVPLRRGLAVVLPLSLGFSGFMFVIAVALQQGLQMGAVASGLALVPMALAFFGASLAGPRLVRRWGTRVVPVGALLQGLGIAAIVWSVARDWQGLSVGDLVPGMAVAGLGQGLQLPVLFRVVLSEVPSERAGVGSGVMVTTQQSALTLGVATLGSLFLSLAASPADMGGALRTTLLVQLGVVALTLLLSLRLPRTVK